From Chryseobacterium joostei, the proteins below share one genomic window:
- a CDS encoding MotA/TolQ/ExbB proton channel family protein gives MEMNVSKNDEQVVARKAGGLNPAVIIPILFAIGVCIYLFVLGSPGNFKDADKLGSGSVAFSSIEGKDIHPESFLGIIYKGGVIVPILITFMITVIVFSFERYFVLGKAAGKGNLDNFVVQVRSLLNQNKIDEAIEECDRQQGSVGNVVKEGLTTYKALSHDNTLNKEQKMVALNKAIEEATTLEMPMLEKNMMILSTLGTVATLVALLGTVIGMIKAFFALGSGGGTPDAAALSTGISEALINTALGIGTSAIAIILYNFFTSKIDGLTYKIDEISMSIQQSFAEFN, from the coding sequence CAAGTAGTTGCTAGAAAGGCAGGAGGTTTAAATCCAGCTGTTATTATTCCTATTCTATTTGCTATAGGAGTATGTATTTATTTATTCGTTCTTGGGAGCCCAGGAAACTTTAAAGATGCAGATAAACTAGGAAGTGGTTCTGTAGCTTTTTCAAGCATTGAAGGAAAAGACATTCATCCAGAATCGTTCTTAGGTATTATCTACAAAGGAGGTGTCATTGTACCAATCTTGATTACTTTCATGATTACAGTAATCGTTTTCTCTTTTGAAAGATATTTCGTTCTTGGTAAAGCTGCTGGAAAAGGAAACCTAGACAACTTCGTAGTACAAGTAAGAAGCTTACTTAACCAAAACAAAATTGACGAAGCTATCGAAGAGTGTGACAGACAACAAGGTTCTGTAGGAAACGTAGTAAAAGAAGGTCTTACTACTTACAAAGCACTTTCTCACGATAACACATTAAATAAAGAGCAGAAAATGGTAGCGCTTAACAAAGCTATCGAAGAAGCTACTACTCTTGAGATGCCAATGCTTGAGAAAAACATGATGATCCTTTCTACTTTAGGTACAGTTGCAACGTTAGTAGCACTACTAGGAACGGTAATCGGGATGATCAAGGCATTCTTCGCATTAGGTTCAGGAGGTGGTACTCCAGATGCTGCTGCTCTATCTACTGGTATCTCTGAAGCATTGATCAACACTGCATTAGGTATTGGTACTTCTGCAATCGCTATTATCCTTTATAACTTCTTTACATCTAAAATTGATGGATTAACTTACAAGATCGACGAGATCTCTATGAGTATCCAACAGTCTTTCGCTGAATTCAACTAA